From the Argentina anserina chromosome 3, drPotAnse1.1, whole genome shotgun sequence genome, the window CTGACGACGTCCACACTCCTGTAAAAGGGCTAGATGAAGGTGGAGAACCAAAGGATGCCGACTCAGAAGGTGGTAAACAAAGCACGGAGAATATCTAGATGAAATTTATGGCTTGAACAATTTCAGACCCGCAGGACtttgttttgtattttgtaggaagaaaaccaaaaattgcaCTTACAGTGGCTCAAAATAATGATGCTCAGAATTTTGCCGAATATTGTTATTGTTTGgttgctttattttcttttttctctttgcaAAATGATCATTCTGCATGGTACGTCAAGATTTCCCATCTTGGCTCAATCTGCTTCAAAATTTTCCATCTTGCTTCCTTCATTAACTACGAAGGTAATGATTTCAAGTCTCAAGCAATTAAGCAATCTAGCATCTTGAATAGTAGGGTTTTAACATTTCATATGTTTGGTTCATTGTTTTCTGTTCGGAGGCCCTCTTTTTTCCATCGTCTCATAGGAGGTGCGTACAGCTTTGAGATAGAAAGATCACTCTTCAATCTTCATGCCTGTTAACacatctcaattttttttgttttgtttttttttaccatattgaGTTAGCAGGTCTAACTTAAATACTTAATGCCTTGATGGATAAGATTCATAAGAACCCTACCTCCTAGTGTAATTTAGGGGGACTCCGAGTCTCCAAGTCATACTCTCTTAACAATACTCCTACAGGGTATATATGAGTTATCAACCCCCCGAGAGCGAAGGAGATCACAGATGATGTTTAAAACCTTGTAGCAAATTATCAAGCCTAGAGACTAGAGAAGCCAATTTGTGGCAAACTCTTTAGTATTTGGAAAATAGATCGAGTGCCTAGTGTGGCCTCTTGAGTTCTTGTTTTCGACATTGAAAACTATGGACGCCCCGTGGCTCCTCTATCTAATTAAGTTCGttttttcattaaaaaaacataaacgtGCATGCGCAATGAAAGGATGAACGGTAGAAAATTGTAGAAGTTCATTAGCAATTCGTATCCGCAGGAAATCTGCTGTCAGATCCAACAGTCAGGGAGTACATAGAGAGCAAGCAAACCTACAAAACTGTAGTCATCATCTGTATATCGAACTGGTGCTAAACCATCACCCAGTCCTAcgacaaaacaaaaaaacaaaattaaagctTGAACTGATAGATGGAAAAAGCGAGATATTAACTAGTTAAAGATAGAATAGTTAAAGAAAGATATAACAGACGAGGCTAACCTCAAGATCTTCATGATCGTCTCCATGTGATTCTGATCCTTGATTGGTGGCCTGAGTAGGACTAGGACGATTGCGTTTGAAACAATTGTATGCACGAACCACGCCACGAACCACCATCATCCAGACATTATCCACTTGTTGACGACGATCTAGTTCTTGCATAGTAACAAATAAACACGCCAACCTGATGAGAACGCCAGCGCGTATTCTCCCAACCGGAAAAATCATTGGGCCAATAATAAAGATGTAGTttaataaaagaaacaaatcgTCATGATGGCTCTGTCTCTCATACCATTCAGAAAAAGTCTCTTCCCCTTCTGGTTCATCAGAGGTTTTCTTCTTTGGTTCAGATGAGGGCTTGCTATCGAGTCTTAAAAGAGAAGCGTCGAACTCTTTCCGAGATTTTGGATCAATGAGTATCGCATAGGAAGACTGGAGCCTCTGAAACTTGTCCTTGGCATTGGGATCGTTTGGCCTCTTGTCCGGATGCAACTGCAAAGCCTTTGCCTTATACGCCTTCTTAATCGTTATCTCGTTAAGCTTGGTGCCTTCCTTACCCGACGGTAGACCAAGAACCCTGTAGTGATCCCTTAccactttcttcttctccttctccataTGGTTGATCTCTGACCCCTACCCTGCCGCGCCTTTTATTACTTGCTGGGAAAAGACGACCCTGAGATCGATAAATCCTTGTTTGTAGTTTGTAAACTAGAACCCTAATTGGATAAGGTCTCAaattgatataaaaaaaaatctcaaaaccaataataaatattgattcttatttttattttatttttaatattgtcACCAACTGTCACCGAATTCCACTCCAAAATTGATACTATCCTAGTCTTTatagagaaattttgaaaaatgatCCGTTTTATGCACCTAAATTGATTTTTGACCTTCTTTTTCTAAACTAATGAAAAATGACCATATTTATGGAGGAAAAGTCTTAACTATCCTTGCTAGACCTCTAATTTCTTTAGTCATTTGTTTAAGTTTGAATCATCAGTCATCAAGATGAACTAGTCAATGATCCATATTCCCAATGTAATTGATTGAAAGTGGTTGGTTAATCTCACAGTCAAATAATGGATAAAACCCAGTAACAAACCAAATAACGAGAAGGCTAAGAACCCTAAAGCCTATCATTCCTTGCTAACTCTTCATAGTTGTTGATCCTTCATCTTGCACCGATCATTTTATCTCTCCTTAATAAGCCTTCTTTTACTTTCTTCAGAATTATTGCAAATTTTTGTAGACTCACAAGTATTGTATTATCATTTGATTATCTAAAAGTGAAACTATATACTGTACTTGTGGATCGACTGGAAAAATAACATACCAAATATTTTTCTGTTTCATCAGATATATTGCTCATGCTATATCCTATAATTTTTTAGATAAAATGTATTCCAAATTTACAGTATTAGTACGATTAatctcaatccaaatttcagTTTTTCGATTAATTTGATTACTTATTGAATATGACTTGATTTGAGGTGTTATGTTCTATCACTTCATCAACTTTGATTATTGATCCAGGGGATGCAATATTCTTGAGATGGTCAACCAGCCCTAGCACAATTAATGGTAGAAGCCGCTCCATTTTTCTTACCATTGTAGTTGCAACTCCCCGGTTATTGTAGTAGTTATCATAAGAGAGCGAGCGACGATAGAGGGTtatgagagagaagaaaagttatatttgtttagaggttttattttagttgaATATTTGATTATAGTTGATAAGAAAATTTAGCGAGGGTATTCATGATTTTCCTCCCTAAATTTGGTCAGTTTTcattagtttataaaaatatggtcaaaaatCATTTTAGGGGCCTAAAACAGGTcattttccaatttttttCGTCTTTATACCAAAAAACATGGATCTAACATGAGCCGGTCCTCATCAAGCTTTATATATGCCTTCCTCACCAGGACTCCATATATAGTGTGAGTACAAAATATTTGGCAGTTATGGGTAGATTACTTATGCGTAACTTAGGCCCTAGTTATAATATGTAACCACTTAACTGTCGCTCCTGCTCCTCTATTATGTAGAATGAACATGGGGTTGCGGGATGTCAACATTTATCCCAGGCAATAAAAAGTTTTCGAAGTGAATTCTCCTGCATTATCCAGTCTAATAGACTTGATTGGATGGTCAAGGTGGTGAGCCTTGAGCTTTGAGCAAAGAGCTTCAAAAAAGTAACATTCAGCTCTTTGTTCATTAAGAGTCCATGACACTTCATCTTAATATCCATACCTTTATTAAGTTAACGCGCTTCGTGGTCTGGAGACACTTGAATTAGGTTAAAACCAATCAATTCAGGATCTTTATCTACATCTCTTAACTTAGTCCAAACAGAGATGATATGTGACCACAAGCTGCAAATTCAGTTGTTTTAGAAACCACCTAACTGACAAGGTATTATGAGAACAAAccgtctcatatttgatttcAGGGTGTTTTTTTCAGAGAGTTTGCGCATTAGTTGAGTCtaaactcttctctttctcactacGCCTAACAAAGGTATAACCGATAGAATTTACATGTACGGTGTTGGCACTACCTGACCAatgacctatctctttgttaaatCTGGATCCTACGGCTTTCCAAGAGGCTGTGGCGACGACGTGGGTCGATCATCACTATCAATTCCTACCGATAACACTTTCCATGTAGGCCAATCTACAATGTTagaattttgcttcaacagAGTATGTATGGTTCGACATCAAACTAATTCAACATCGTCATTCTTCGAGATCTCTTATTTGGATtagtattgacattgaggcGTCTCCTAATGATAACCATCATCCAAGAAAACAGACGAGTGAGTATCATTGATAAtagatcaagttgtgccatAACTCGCATTCAGCAAGTATTATCGAACCAAATGGTCTCTTCACACTTACGTGAGAGCCACAGCCTAGTGACACAATCTACCACATTTGTGGAGTGACCATGTCACCAACAAAGAGTGCCTATATGTCCATCTGTCGGACATTAATCCTTACATACataattacaacatgtatctCTAATTTCGTCACTTTTATTTATATGACTATTAGGAACATGATGAGGTTCAATGGGACAAACCACGATAAAACTAAGTCGTTGAACTTGAAAAATttgttcttctctccccctaacgataGGGAGATTGGATcatcaaaagtgactaaacGAGATTGCATGTTAAGGTCTTTATAAGCGGACATAGGTGGAAGTTCATGTATTATttaaagacaaaattcaacatcaaatcaCTCATCATTATGTGCTTGTGGAGGCATAATTTGACACATAAAATATCTGACGATAAACCGTTAACATAATCcgttaacaaacatgcatatcgttagacttgaaacactaacatgcATATCATTATAACCATAACTTCAATGATGGTGATATATATGGATACCGTAAAACAAGACACGCTACAAGCCGTAGCTTATGCTTCATAAAAAACTCTTTGGTTTATCGTGTGAAGCATGAAactgatcaatatatataggtCCCAATATAGACACGCTACATCATTAACCAATACCGAACCTCTGTTTTACATTTCCTTAAATGCTTCACTAACTTTCCGAACCCCGAATGCTATGAAATTTTAGGAGCAAGGGGTGTTAGGAATCCAATGCCACTGACTTCACTGCCTTATCCGGTTGGAAAGGTGTTACGACCTTGAATTTCGAAcgataaaaatttgaattcgaagccatgaaaactctaaaaaaatctcaaatatactgaaatcatcttatagtaacattgtatcaaaactgagttcacagtacgactcagtcgacttgaataatacataaccagtttatacatCAAGTAtcataacaaatggaaatgtaaaattcactaaatcctcaccacaaacagaagaaagaaatcttcagagtaagccctTCGAATCTActaatccccacctgcaaaactatctcctacaccattgaattggtgcatcaggattgtaaacacaaacccagtaaattttttagctcgtatgagtaaaccaatatTATAACATACATCGTATGCAAATGAAATATAACTAGTAACATTTAAATACaagtgtactcatgagacactggacAGTCATCTAGTTgccaaatattattttaaaatatgtgtac encodes:
- the LOC126785813 gene encoding uncharacterized J domain-containing protein C17A3.05c-like, which produces MEKEKKKVVRDHYRVLGLPSGKEGTKLNEITIKKAYKAKALQLHPDKRPNDPNAKDKFQRLQSSYAILIDPKSRKEFDASLLRLDSKPSSEPKKKTSDEPEGEETFSEWYERQSHHDDLFLLLNYIFIIGPMIFPVGRIRAGVLIRLACLFVTMQELDRRQQVDNVWMMVVRGVVRAYNCFKRNRPSPTQATNQGSESHGDDHEDLEDWVMV